A genomic segment from Stappia indica encodes:
- the cobS gene encoding cobaltochelatase subunit CobS yields MTDKTLPVENLPDTTVSVRETFGIDSDLTVPAYKEPTAHTPDLDPDYLFDRQTTLAILAGFAHNRRVMVTGYHGTGKSTHIEQVAARLNWPCVRVNLDSHISRIDLVGKDAIVLKEGRQVTEFRDGILPWALQNNIALVFDEYDAGRPDVMFVIQRVLEVSGRLTLLDQNRVIRPHPAFRLFATTNTVGLGDTSGLYHGTQQINQGQMDRWSIVTTLNYLPHDNEVEIVLAKSKHYQNDEGRKIVSRMVRLADMTRNAFINGDLSTVMSPRTVITWAENADIFKDLGFAFRLTFLNKCDEMERTLVAEFYQRCFGEELPESAANVVMS; encoded by the coding sequence ATGACTGACAAGACCCTGCCCGTCGAAAACCTGCCGGACACCACCGTGTCCGTGCGCGAGACCTTCGGCATCGACAGCGACCTGACGGTTCCCGCCTACAAGGAACCGACCGCCCACACGCCCGATCTCGATCCCGATTACCTCTTCGACCGGCAGACCACCCTGGCGATCCTCGCCGGCTTCGCCCACAATCGCCGCGTCATGGTCACCGGCTATCACGGCACCGGCAAGTCGACCCATATCGAGCAGGTCGCCGCGCGGCTGAACTGGCCCTGCGTGCGCGTCAACCTGGACAGCCACATCTCGCGGATCGACCTGGTCGGCAAGGACGCCATCGTCCTCAAGGAGGGCCGCCAGGTCACCGAGTTCCGGGACGGCATCCTGCCCTGGGCCCTGCAGAACAACATCGCGCTGGTGTTCGACGAGTACGACGCCGGTCGTCCGGACGTGATGTTCGTCATCCAGCGCGTGCTGGAAGTGTCCGGCCGCCTGACCCTGCTCGACCAGAACCGGGTGATTCGCCCGCATCCGGCCTTCCGCCTGTTCGCCACCACCAACACGGTCGGCCTCGGCGACACCTCGGGCCTCTACCACGGCACGCAGCAGATCAACCAGGGCCAGATGGACCGCTGGTCGATCGTCACCACGCTGAACTACCTGCCGCACGACAACGAGGTCGAGATCGTCCTGGCGAAGTCGAAGCACTACCAGAACGACGAGGGTCGCAAGATCGTCTCGCGCATGGTCCGCCTCGCCGACATGACCCGCAACGCCTTCATCAACGGCGACCTGTCGACGGTCATGAGCCCGCGTACCGTGATCACCTGGGCCGAGAACGCCGATATCTTCAAGGATCTCGGCTTCGCCTTCCGCCTCACCTTCCTCAACAAGTGCGACGAGATGGAGCGCACGCTGGTGGCCGAGTTCTACCAGCGCTGCTTCGGCGAGGAGCTGCCCGAGTCCGCCGCCAACGTGGTGATGAGCTGA
- the cobT gene encoding cobaltochelatase subunit CobT yields MRNPPSEKSKPSSEPLKRAIGDTMRAIAADAELEVLFSSDKPSLSGHTARLPEPSRRLTVDEIAVTRGLGDAMALKLACHDPGLHRKLVPQGETARAIFDAVEQARCEAVGANRMPGVSDNLSAMLEERSRKAAYADVASREDAPLEEAIAYMVRERLTGRPAPRSAEPMIAQWRGWIEEKAGGALDLLADRIEDQQDFAKRLRKVLTSLEMDEDIGQESEDENAENDDAEGRNERGETSADGEEESGEDEGAPQEMELSGEETEAGETEGLDGDLQELTQDDQADQAEEPGESRRRELPFSNLPPTSDYKFFTNRFDETVPAEELCDTAELDRLRSHLDKQLVNLQGAVARLANRLQRKLLAQQNRSWSFDLEEGMLDTARLTRVVTDPMQPLAFKQESDTNFRDTVVTLLLDNSGSMRGRPITVAATCADILARTLERCGVKVEILGFTTRAWKGGQSREAWLAAGKPAQPGRLNDLRHIIYKSADAPWRRARRNLGLMMREGLLKENIDGEALDWAHKRLLGRPEARKILMMISDGAPVDDCTLSVNPGNYLERHLRYIIEEIETRSPVELIAIGIGHDVTRYYRRAVTIVDAEELAGAMTDQLADLFDEQTQAPSRGGRGRRRSAR; encoded by the coding sequence ATGCGCAATCCGCCTTCCGAGAAGAGCAAGCCTTCGAGCGAGCCGCTGAAGCGGGCGATCGGTGACACCATGCGCGCCATCGCCGCCGATGCCGAACTCGAGGTGCTGTTCTCCTCCGACAAGCCGTCGCTGTCGGGCCATACGGCCCGCCTGCCGGAGCCCTCGCGGCGCCTCACCGTCGACGAGATCGCCGTCACGCGCGGCCTCGGCGACGCCATGGCGCTCAAGCTCGCCTGTCATGACCCCGGCCTGCACCGCAAGCTGGTGCCGCAGGGCGAGACGGCCCGCGCCATCTTCGACGCGGTCGAGCAGGCGCGCTGCGAGGCGGTCGGCGCCAACCGCATGCCGGGCGTGTCCGACAATCTCTCCGCCATGCTGGAGGAGCGCAGCCGCAAGGCCGCCTATGCGGACGTGGCCAGCCGCGAGGATGCTCCGCTGGAGGAGGCGATCGCCTACATGGTGCGCGAGCGCCTGACCGGCCGGCCCGCGCCCAGGAGCGCGGAGCCGATGATCGCCCAGTGGCGCGGCTGGATCGAGGAAAAGGCGGGCGGCGCGCTCGACCTGCTCGCCGACCGGATCGAAGACCAGCAGGATTTCGCCAAGCGCCTGCGCAAGGTGCTGACATCGCTCGAGATGGACGAGGATATCGGCCAGGAGAGCGAGGACGAGAACGCCGAGAACGACGATGCCGAGGGGCGCAACGAGCGCGGCGAGACCTCAGCCGACGGCGAGGAGGAAAGCGGCGAGGACGAGGGCGCGCCGCAGGAGATGGAACTCTCCGGCGAAGAGACCGAGGCGGGCGAGACCGAAGGCCTCGACGGCGACCTGCAGGAGCTCACCCAGGACGACCAGGCGGACCAGGCCGAGGAGCCCGGCGAAAGCCGGCGCCGCGAGCTGCCGTTCTCCAACCTGCCGCCGACCTCGGACTACAAGTTCTTCACCAACCGCTTCGACGAGACGGTACCGGCCGAGGAGCTGTGCGACACCGCCGAGCTCGACCGCCTGCGCAGCCATCTCGACAAGCAGCTGGTCAACCTGCAGGGCGCCGTTGCCCGGCTGGCCAACCGGCTGCAGCGCAAGCTGCTGGCCCAGCAGAACCGCTCCTGGTCCTTCGACCTGGAGGAAGGCATGCTGGATACGGCCCGCCTGACCCGCGTCGTCACCGACCCGATGCAGCCGCTTGCCTTCAAGCAGGAGAGCGACACCAATTTCCGCGACACCGTGGTGACGCTGCTGCTGGACAATTCCGGCTCCATGCGCGGCCGGCCGATCACCGTTGCCGCGACCTGCGCGGACATCCTGGCCCGCACGCTGGAGCGGTGCGGCGTGAAGGTCGAGATCCTCGGCTTCACCACCCGCGCCTGGAAGGGCGGGCAGTCGCGCGAGGCGTGGCTCGCCGCCGGCAAGCCGGCCCAGCCCGGCCGCCTCAACGACCTGCGCCACATCATCTACAAGTCCGCAGACGCGCCCTGGCGCCGCGCCCGCCGCAATCTCGGCCTGATGATGCGCGAGGGCCTGCTGAAGGAAAATATCGACGGCGAGGCGCTGGACTGGGCGCACAAGCGCCTGCTCGGCCGCCCCGAGGCCCGCAAGATCCTGATGATGATCTCGGACGGCGCCCCGGTCGACGACTGCACCCTGTCGGTCAATCCGGGCAATTATCTCGAGCGTCACCTGCGCTACATCATCGAGGAAATCGAGACCCGCTCGCCGGTGGAGCTCATCGCCATCGGCATCGGCCACGACGTCACCCGCTACTATCGCCGCGCCGTCACCATCGTCGATGCGGAGGAACTGGCCGGCGCCATGACCGACCAGCTCGCCGACCTCTTCGACGAGCAGACGCAAGCACCGTCGCGCGGCGGTCGCGGACGGCGCCGCTCGGCGCGCTGA
- a CDS encoding esterase-like activity of phytase family protein produces MTRLLPALRLPTRRAAALASVMLAAALLLMPAPARAVIDVPLQDVTIRSKQIDAFRIGRADEPRFGELTFLGGLELLSGNRHMGGLSGLVLSADGREMVAIADNGLWLTATIDADPNGRPLAVRDARLGAIIGPNGRPLMDRGRGDAEALALRRNPDGTGELYMATERYHAIYAFPYPLTDPRTPGRSIDLPATLTGNLRHNKGMEAVAFANSGPLAGTLVVVSERGQTFNSNLPGYLLGGSTPGTFTVLRQDSYDATDAAFLDNGDMVLLERRFTLRHGIGMRVRLLPAAELKPGAMVVGRVLLEAGFSEQIDNMEGVAVHRNAAGETILTIVSDDNRSILQRTLLLRFRIDG; encoded by the coding sequence ATGACCCGGCTCCTGCCGGCCCTTCGGCTCCCGACGCGGCGCGCTGCCGCGCTGGCTTCCGTCATGCTGGCGGCAGCGCTGCTGCTGATGCCGGCCCCGGCCCGCGCGGTCATCGACGTTCCCCTTCAGGACGTGACGATCCGCAGCAAGCAGATCGACGCGTTCCGCATCGGCCGTGCCGACGAGCCGCGCTTCGGCGAGCTGACCTTTCTCGGCGGTCTGGAGCTCTTGTCCGGCAACCGCCATATGGGCGGCCTGTCCGGCCTGGTCCTGAGCGCCGACGGCCGCGAGATGGTGGCGATCGCCGACAACGGCCTCTGGCTCACCGCAACCATCGACGCGGACCCGAACGGGCGGCCGCTCGCCGTGCGCGACGCCCGCCTCGGTGCCATCATCGGCCCGAACGGCAGGCCGCTGATGGACCGCGGCCGCGGCGATGCGGAGGCCCTGGCCCTGCGCCGCAATCCGGACGGCACCGGCGAGCTCTACATGGCGACCGAGCGCTACCACGCGATCTACGCCTTCCCCTATCCGCTGACCGACCCGCGCACGCCCGGCCGCTCGATCGACCTGCCGGCCACGCTGACCGGCAACCTGCGTCACAACAAGGGGATGGAGGCGGTCGCCTTCGCCAATTCCGGTCCTCTGGCCGGCACGCTGGTCGTGGTCTCCGAACGCGGACAGACCTTCAACTCGAACCTGCCGGGCTACCTGCTCGGCGGGTCGACACCCGGCACCTTCACCGTCCTGCGGCAGGACTCCTACGACGCCACCGACGCGGCCTTCCTCGACAATGGCGACATGGTGCTGCTGGAGCGCCGCTTCACCCTGCGCCACGGCATCGGCATGCGGGTGCGCCTGCTGCCGGCAGCGGAGCTGAAGCCCGGCGCCATGGTGGTCGGCCGCGTGCTGCTGGAGGCCGGCTTTTCCGAGCAGATCGACAACATGGAAGGCGTTGCCGTGCACCGGAATGCCGCCGGCGAGACCATCCTGACCATCGTCTCCGACGACAACCGCTCGATCCTCCAGCGCACGCTGCTGCTGCGCTTCCGCATCGACGGCTGA
- a CDS encoding aspartate-semialdehyde dehydrogenase, translating into MAYKIAVVGATGNVGREMLDILDERGFPASEVVPVASRRSQGVDVSFGDRTLTCQAIDHFDFSDVDICLMSAGGTVSKEWSPKIAAKGCVVIDNSSAWRYDADVPLIVPEVNADAITGFTRKNIIANPNCSTAQLVVALKPLHDAATIRRVVVSTYQSVSGAGKDGMDELFNQTRSIFVNDPITPEKFTKRIAFNVIPHIDVFMEDGYTKEEWKVLAETKKMLDPKIKVTCTAVRVPVFIGHSESVNIEFERPITADEARDILREAPGVLVVDKHEDGGYVTPYESAGEDATYVSRIREDATIENGLNIWVVADNLRKGAALNAVQIAEVLVNRGLITPKKAAA; encoded by the coding sequence ATGGCTTACAAGATCGCAGTGGTCGGCGCGACCGGCAATGTCGGCCGCGAGATGCTCGACATCCTGGACGAACGCGGCTTTCCGGCCAGCGAGGTCGTGCCTGTTGCCTCCCGCCGTTCGCAGGGCGTCGACGTCTCCTTCGGCGACCGCACGCTGACCTGCCAGGCCATCGACCATTTCGACTTCTCGGATGTCGACATCTGCCTGATGTCCGCCGGCGGCACCGTGTCCAAGGAGTGGTCGCCGAAGATCGCCGCCAAGGGCTGCGTCGTCATCGACAACTCCTCGGCCTGGCGCTACGACGCCGACGTGCCGCTGATCGTTCCGGAAGTGAACGCCGACGCCATCACCGGCTTCACCCGGAAGAACATCATCGCCAATCCGAACTGCTCGACCGCCCAGCTGGTCGTCGCGCTCAAGCCGCTGCACGATGCGGCCACCATCCGGCGCGTCGTCGTGTCCACCTACCAGTCGGTCTCCGGCGCCGGCAAGGACGGCATGGACGAGCTGTTCAACCAGACCCGCTCGATCTTCGTGAACGACCCGATCACCCCGGAGAAGTTCACCAAGCGCATCGCCTTCAACGTCATTCCCCATATCGATGTCTTCATGGAGGACGGCTACACCAAGGAAGAGTGGAAGGTGCTGGCCGAGACCAAGAAGATGCTCGACCCGAAGATCAAGGTCACCTGCACCGCCGTGCGCGTGCCGGTGTTCATCGGTCATTCGGAGAGCGTCAACATCGAGTTCGAGCGCCCGATCACCGCCGATGAGGCCCGCGACATCCTGCGCGAGGCGCCGGGCGTGCTCGTCGTCGACAAGCACGAGGACGGCGGCTACGTCACGCCTTACGAGAGCGCCGGCGAGGATGCGACCTATGTCAGCCGCATCCGCGAGGACGCGACCATCGAGAACGGCCTCAACATCTGGGTCGTCGCCGACAACCTGCGCAAGGGCGCGGCTCTGAACGCCGTGCAGATCGCGGAAGTTCTGGTCAATCGCGGCCTGATCACCCCGAAGAAGGCCGCTGCCTGA
- the ggt gene encoding gamma-glutamyltransferase, whose product MNRTPKRAPVRRIASAALAACLLWAGPGLAQTAAPAAPQPAPILSGSDRFHPVLARSGMVASQEATATRVGRDILAAGGNAVDAAVAVGFALAVTLPRAGNIGGGGFMLVHMAGSGETQALDYRELAPAAATRDMFLDAEGNADSEKSRYSGLAVGVPGTVAGFHAAHARHGSGRFSFAELLAPAIALARDGFPVSDDLSGSLKQALPRLSKDPAALATFYKPGGGFYEPGETLRQPQLAATLQKIADEGPDGFYKGPVAEAIAARVREGGGDMTASDLAAYEAKWRDPVSGTYRGYEVVSMPPPSSGGVHLVEILNMLEPFDLAASGSGSAATLHVMAEAMKRAYADRSEFLGDPDFVDIPVKGLTSKAYAASRMADFDTEKATPAEGLSPGKPAPYESEETTHYSVVDGQGNAVSNTYTLNFSYGVGMMAGDTGILLNNELDDFSAKPGVPNAYGLIGGDANAVAPRKRPLSSMSPTLVFRDGRLVLATGSPGGSRIITTVLQIILNVVDHGMNIAEATAAPRMHHQWLPDEIRIEDGFSPDTLAILRGLGHTVEERATMGSTQSVMAVENGLAGASDPRVQGALAAGN is encoded by the coding sequence ATGAACAGGACACCAAAGCGGGCACCGGTGCGCAGGATCGCCAGCGCCGCCCTTGCCGCCTGCCTCTTGTGGGCAGGACCCGGCCTTGCCCAGACAGCCGCTCCAGCCGCGCCCCAGCCGGCGCCGATCCTCTCCGGCTCGGACCGCTTCCACCCGGTGCTTGCCCGCAGCGGCATGGTCGCCAGCCAGGAAGCGACCGCGACCCGCGTCGGCCGCGACATCCTCGCTGCCGGCGGCAATGCGGTCGATGCGGCGGTGGCAGTCGGCTTCGCCCTTGCCGTGACCCTGCCGCGCGCCGGCAATATCGGCGGCGGCGGCTTCATGCTGGTCCACATGGCCGGGAGCGGCGAGACTCAGGCTCTCGACTATCGCGAGCTTGCCCCTGCCGCCGCCACCCGGGACATGTTCCTCGATGCCGAGGGAAATGCCGACAGCGAGAAATCCCGCTATTCCGGCCTTGCCGTCGGCGTTCCCGGCACCGTTGCCGGCTTCCACGCCGCCCATGCCCGCCATGGCAGCGGCCGCTTCAGCTTCGCCGAGCTGCTCGCCCCCGCCATCGCGCTTGCCCGCGATGGCTTTCCCGTCTCCGACGATCTCTCCGGCTCCCTGAAACAGGCCCTGCCCCGCCTGTCCAAGGATCCTGCCGCGCTCGCGACGTTCTACAAGCCCGGCGGCGGCTTCTACGAGCCCGGCGAGACCTTGCGCCAGCCGCAACTCGCCGCAACGCTGCAGAAGATCGCCGACGAAGGCCCGGACGGCTTCTACAAGGGCCCGGTCGCGGAGGCGATCGCCGCACGCGTCCGCGAAGGCGGCGGCGACATGACCGCCTCCGATCTTGCCGCCTACGAGGCGAAATGGCGCGATCCCGTCTCGGGCACCTATCGCGGCTACGAGGTCGTCTCCATGCCGCCGCCCTCCTCCGGCGGCGTCCATCTCGTCGAGATCCTCAACATGCTGGAGCCCTTCGACCTGGCCGCATCCGGCTCCGGTTCGGCGGCGACGCTCCATGTCATGGCCGAGGCGATGAAGCGGGCCTATGCGGATCGCTCGGAGTTCCTCGGCGACCCCGACTTCGTCGATATTCCGGTGAAGGGCCTGACCTCCAAGGCCTATGCCGCCTCGCGAATGGCCGATTTCGACACAGAAAAGGCAACGCCCGCGGAAGGCCTTTCCCCCGGCAAGCCGGCCCCTTACGAGAGCGAGGAGACCACGCACTATTCGGTGGTGGACGGTCAGGGCAATGCGGTCTCCAACACCTACACGCTCAACTTCTCCTACGGTGTCGGCATGATGGCCGGCGACACCGGCATCCTGCTCAACAACGAGCTCGACGACTTCTCCGCCAAGCCCGGCGTGCCGAACGCCTACGGCCTCATCGGCGGCGATGCCAATGCCGTTGCGCCGCGCAAGCGGCCGCTCTCCTCGATGAGCCCGACGCTGGTGTTTCGCGACGGCCGGCTGGTGCTGGCCACCGGCTCTCCCGGCGGCAGCCGCATCATCACCACCGTGCTGCAGATCATCCTCAACGTGGTCGACCACGGCATGAACATCGCCGAGGCGACCGCCGCCCCGCGCATGCACCATCAATGGCTGCCCGACGAGATCCGCATCGAGGACGGCTTCTCGCCGGACACGCTGGCGATCCTGCGCGGGCTCGGTCACACGGTGGAGGAGCGCGCCACCATGGGCTCCACCCAGTCGGTGATGGCGGTCGAGAACGGCCTTGCCGGCGCCTCGGACCCGCGGGTGCAGGGCGCATTGGCCGCCGGCAACTGA
- a CDS encoding MFS transporter, with protein MSETGERVETGQLPSPTAPVPDRPQVAEVAEHVPGAPQTLDRAAIAVVLMLVGVFGLAQGLTYPLLSFILERQGTPAWLIGSNAAMMALGLILSAPLVPQLAIRFGAARLAIASALLLAVLFALIGTVQSLWLWFPARFLLGVGINGLYISSETWVNQLAPDRIRGRMLGLYATALAAGFALGPATLTVTGTRTLTPFLLCIAVCLVCALLIASIRHRLPRFAAGENGSIRAVAPLIPFLLVVTGIAAAFDQAILTLFPVYGLGHGLDEAAVATALAVLIVGNIVFQVPIGTVADRWGPRLVMVVLCLLTIAGAALLPVLIETKWPLWAMLFVWGSSAYGVYTIALMELGRRFTGAMLIAGNAGFAVMWGVGGFAGPAISGLAIDLAGLSGLPMLLGGVYVLLLAATLLRRRG; from the coding sequence ATGAGCGAGACCGGGGAGAGGGTCGAGACCGGACAGCTGCCGTCGCCGACCGCGCCTGTGCCCGACCGGCCGCAGGTGGCCGAGGTGGCGGAGCACGTGCCCGGCGCGCCGCAGACGCTCGACCGTGCGGCGATTGCGGTGGTGCTGATGCTGGTCGGCGTGTTCGGCCTGGCGCAGGGGCTCACCTATCCGCTGCTCTCCTTCATCCTGGAGCGGCAGGGAACGCCGGCCTGGCTGATCGGCAGCAATGCCGCCATGATGGCGCTGGGCCTGATCCTGTCCGCGCCCCTGGTGCCGCAACTGGCGATCCGCTTCGGTGCGGCACGGCTGGCCATTGCCAGTGCGCTGCTGCTGGCGGTGCTGTTCGCGCTGATCGGCACGGTGCAGTCGCTGTGGCTGTGGTTTCCGGCGCGCTTCCTGCTCGGCGTCGGCATCAACGGGCTCTACATTTCCAGCGAGACCTGGGTGAACCAGCTGGCGCCCGACCGGATCCGCGGCCGCATGCTGGGCCTCTATGCGACGGCGCTTGCCGCCGGCTTCGCGCTCGGCCCGGCGACGTTGACGGTGACAGGCACGCGGACGCTCACGCCGTTCCTTCTTTGCATCGCGGTCTGTCTGGTCTGTGCGCTGCTGATCGCCTCGATCCGCCATCGGCTGCCGCGGTTTGCCGCCGGCGAAAACGGGTCGATCCGCGCCGTTGCGCCGCTGATCCCGTTCCTGCTGGTGGTGACCGGCATTGCCGCCGCCTTCGACCAGGCGATCCTGACGCTGTTCCCGGTCTACGGTCTCGGTCACGGCCTCGACGAGGCGGCGGTGGCAACGGCGCTTGCCGTGCTGATCGTCGGCAACATCGTCTTCCAGGTGCCGATCGGCACGGTGGCCGATCGCTGGGGGCCGCGCCTCGTCATGGTGGTGCTGTGCCTGCTGACCATTGCCGGCGCCGCGTTGCTGCCGGTGCTGATCGAGACGAAATGGCCGCTCTGGGCCATGCTCTTCGTCTGGGGATCCTCGGCCTATGGCGTCTACACCATCGCGCTGATGGAGCTCGGCCGCCGCTTCACGGGCGCCATGCTGATCGCCGGCAATGCCGGTTTTGCCGTGATGTGGGGTGTGGGCGGCTTTGCGGGGCCGGCGATCTCCGGTCTCGCCATCGATCTCGCCGGCCTTTCCGGCCTGCCGATGCTGCTCGGCGGCGTCTACGTGCTGCTGCTGGCGGCGACCCTGCTTCGCCGGCGGGGCTGA
- a CDS encoding GNAT family N-acetyltransferase: protein MNVLSHVRPGDEMAATRIYCEALIQKLRPFFGTADAAAEFLAPHLRHDRGVSAVIDGRLVGIAGYRLDGQGLFEPKWRHFRERFSLMGTAIRVAGLALLDKEEDEDVLSMDGIAVGQGARGAGVGSALLAEIVAMARRAGKRAVRLDVVDTNPRAKALYLRCGFVEEGRRRLDLLRPVFGFASVTTMRHHLTDAAGSA, encoded by the coding sequence ATGAACGTGCTTTCTCATGTGCGTCCTGGCGACGAGATGGCGGCGACGCGGATCTATTGCGAGGCGCTGATCCAGAAGCTGCGGCCGTTCTTCGGCACGGCGGATGCGGCGGCAGAGTTCCTCGCGCCGCATCTGCGCCATGACCGCGGTGTCAGCGCCGTCATCGATGGCCGGCTCGTCGGCATTGCCGGATATCGTCTCGACGGGCAGGGGCTGTTCGAGCCGAAGTGGCGGCATTTCCGCGAGCGCTTCAGCCTGATGGGGACAGCGATCCGGGTTGCGGGCCTTGCCCTGCTCGACAAGGAGGAGGACGAGGACGTGCTGTCGATGGATGGAATTGCGGTCGGGCAAGGGGCGCGCGGTGCAGGTGTCGGCAGCGCCCTGCTGGCCGAGATCGTCGCGATGGCCCGGCGCGCCGGCAAGCGCGCGGTAAGGCTCGACGTCGTCGATACCAATCCGCGGGCCAAGGCGCTCTATCTGCGCTGCGGCTTCGTGGAGGAGGGACGACGCCGGCTCGACCTGCTGCGGCCGGTCTTCGGCTTTGCCTCGGTCACGACCATGCGACACCACCTCACGGATGCGGCAGGGAGCGCATGA
- a CDS encoding DUF2214 domain-containing protein: protein MPDISPLLEFLAGSQLARMMAGSADLREAAAAVHLLGTLILVGAVLPLNLRLIGFWRSAPLADLARVLGQTAFVGLLLSLASGIALMSTRPVAIAGDPAFQAKAVLLAALAVNALLLRLVPAWRLLDQVDSRGTISRFRLAGVLSLVLWGGVLALMRWPGLI from the coding sequence ATGCCGGATATCAGCCCGCTCCTCGAATTCCTCGCCGGATCGCAGCTCGCCCGCATGATGGCCGGCTCAGCGGACCTGCGCGAGGCCGCCGCCGCGGTCCATCTGCTGGGAACCCTGATCCTGGTCGGCGCGGTGTTGCCGCTCAACCTGCGGCTGATCGGCTTCTGGCGTTCCGCTCCGCTTGCCGACCTTGCGCGCGTGCTCGGCCAGACCGCCTTTGTCGGCCTGCTGCTCTCGCTTGCCAGCGGCATCGCCCTGATGTCGACGCGCCCCGTCGCGATTGCCGGCGATCCTGCCTTCCAGGCGAAGGCCGTCCTTCTTGCCGCGCTTGCCGTCAATGCCTTGCTGCTGCGGCTGGTTCCGGCCTGGCGCCTGCTCGACCAGGTCGATTCGCGCGGCACCATCTCGCGCTTCCGCCTGGCCGGGGTGCTGTCGCTCGTCCTGTGGGGCGGGGTCCTTGCCCTGATGCGCTGGCCCGGCCTGATCTGA
- a CDS encoding SDR family oxidoreductase has translation MTLSAASTLVLTGANRGIGLELARRFLADGGWRIHAGCRAPERAEALADLAAAHPDRLTVHALDVTDGASVAAFAQALGETPVDVLLNNAGVLNPHQSLDDLDFAAWERELQVNTLAPVRMALALRPQLRRAETPRIVTISSQMGSLARPRSGSYAYRSSKAAVNKAMQGLAVDLQDEGICVVVMHPGWVRTDMGGTSAEIDPQESAAGIFSVATGLTLADTGRFLQWNGEEHPW, from the coding sequence ATGACCCTGTCCGCAGCCTCCACCCTCGTGCTCACAGGTGCCAATCGCGGCATCGGACTGGAACTGGCGCGCCGCTTCCTTGCCGACGGCGGATGGCGCATCCATGCCGGCTGCCGCGCGCCCGAACGCGCCGAAGCGCTTGCGGACCTCGCCGCCGCCCATCCGGACCGGCTGACCGTCCATGCTCTCGACGTGACGGACGGGGCGTCCGTCGCTGCATTCGCGCAGGCTCTGGGGGAAACTCCCGTCGATGTGCTGCTCAACAATGCCGGCGTCCTCAATCCGCACCAGTCGCTCGACGATCTCGACTTCGCGGCCTGGGAGCGCGAGTTGCAGGTCAACACGCTGGCCCCTGTGCGCATGGCGCTGGCCCTGCGACCGCAGCTGCGGCGGGCGGAGACCCCGCGCATCGTCACGATTTCCAGCCAGATGGGTTCGCTCGCCCGTCCGCGCAGCGGCAGCTACGCCTATCGCAGCTCCAAGGCGGCGGTGAACAAGGCGATGCAGGGCCTTGCCGTCGACCTTCAGGACGAAGGCATCTGCGTCGTCGTCATGCATCCGGGCTGGGTGCGCACCGACATGGGCGGCACCAGTGCCGAGATCGATCCGCAGGAAAGCGCCGCCGGCATCTTCTCCGTCGCGACCGGCCTCACCCTCGCCGATACCGGCCGCTTCCTGCAGTGGAACGGCGAAGAACACCCCTGGTAG